From Chryseobacterium gallinarum, one genomic window encodes:
- a CDS encoding HAL/PAL/TAL family ammonia-lyase, which yields MKINNFLGLKDFQKIIIGNEKIELNESLLSRVNASFQFLKEFSKNKVIYGVNTGFGPMAQFKISDEDTHQLQYNLIRSHSSGIGNPLPAQEVKACMLARLNTLSLGNSGVHESVIYLLKELINRDIVPLIFEHGGVGASGDLVQLAHLALVLIGEGEVFYKGERKSTPEVFQLEGLEPIKVEIREGLALMNGTSVMSGIGIVNAYKANQLTDISIKLSCAINEIVQAYDDHLSEVLNGTKKHYGQQKVAEKMRAHLADSKLIRKRADHLYTHFEEQEKVFKEKVQEYYSLRCVPQILGPVLDTLEYTEKVLENEINSANDNPIINVEDQHVYHGGNFHGDYISLEMDKLKIVVTKLTMLAERQLNYLLNAKINEILPPFVNLGKLGFNFGMQGVQFTATSTTAESQMLSNSMYVHSIPNNNDNQDIVSMGTNAAVICRKVIENAFEVLAIEAITIVQAIEYLDFQDKVSSSTKELYDEIRKIIPAFSDDMVMYPYLEEVKKYLKTV from the coding sequence ATGAAAATAAATAACTTTTTAGGACTGAAAGACTTTCAAAAAATTATCATTGGGAATGAGAAAATCGAACTGAATGAATCACTTTTATCAAGAGTGAATGCAAGTTTTCAGTTTTTAAAGGAATTTTCAAAAAATAAAGTAATATATGGTGTGAATACCGGTTTTGGGCCGATGGCCCAATTCAAGATCAGTGACGAAGATACCCATCAGCTTCAATACAACCTGATCAGAAGCCACTCTTCAGGAATCGGCAATCCTTTACCTGCACAGGAAGTGAAAGCCTGTATGCTGGCAAGATTGAATACGCTGTCTTTAGGGAATTCAGGAGTGCATGAGTCTGTTATTTATCTTCTTAAAGAGCTGATCAACAGGGATATTGTTCCCTTAATTTTTGAACATGGAGGAGTAGGAGCAAGTGGAGACCTGGTTCAGCTGGCTCACCTGGCTCTGGTGCTGATCGGAGAAGGAGAAGTTTTTTATAAAGGAGAAAGAAAATCAACCCCTGAAGTTTTTCAATTGGAAGGATTGGAGCCTATCAAAGTTGAAATCAGAGAAGGCCTTGCCTTAATGAACGGGACTTCCGTAATGTCAGGAATTGGTATTGTGAATGCTTATAAAGCCAATCAGTTAACAGATATTTCCATTAAACTGTCCTGCGCAATCAATGAGATTGTCCAGGCTTATGACGATCATTTATCAGAAGTTTTAAACGGAACCAAGAAACACTACGGGCAACAGAAAGTTGCAGAAAAAATGAGGGCGCATCTGGCAGACAGCAAGCTGATCAGAAAAAGAGCAGATCATCTTTACACTCACTTTGAGGAACAGGAAAAAGTATTTAAAGAAAAAGTTCAGGAATATTATTCTTTACGTTGTGTTCCGCAGATTTTGGGACCTGTACTGGATACATTGGAGTATACGGAGAAAGTTCTTGAAAATGAAATTAACTCTGCCAATGATAATCCGATTATCAATGTAGAAGACCAACATGTTTACCATGGAGGAAATTTCCATGGAGATTATATTTCTCTGGAAATGGACAAGCTTAAGATTGTGGTAACCAAGCTGACAATGCTTGCGGAGAGACAATTAAATTATCTTTTAAATGCTAAAATCAATGAAATCTTGCCTCCTTTTGTAAATTTAGGTAAATTAGGTTTCAATTTCGGGATGCAGGGAGTCCAGTTTACAGCAACATCTACTACGGCAGAAAGCCAGATGCTGTCGAATTCCATGTATGTTCACAGTATTCCTAATAATAACGATAACCAGGATATCGTAAGTATGGGAACAAATGCTGCGGTTATCTGCAGAAAAGTGATTGAAAATGCCTTCGAAGTATTGGCAATTGAAGCAATTACAATCGTTCAGGCTATTGAATATCTTGATTTTCAGGATAAGGTTTCATCTTCTACAAAGGAGCTATATGATGAAATCAGAAAAATTATTCCTGCTTTCTCTGATGATATGGTGATGTATCCCTATCTGGAAGAAGTAAAGAAATATTTGAAGACCGTGTAA
- a CDS encoding alpha/beta hydrolase has protein sequence MKKLVTFFLIVSSLFSFSQDRKEIGKTFINTLFVDKNAEKAHSFFDSSVANEIPVDQLKSLTEQLQTQLGSLKKILEVNNEGNLYYYYSEFEKSKLDVQLTFGDDHKLIGFFLVPHRTFEKRDEKTTLRIKSDDIELNGTVLIPPSDNKKKLVIFVHGSGASDRDETVGENKPFKDIAEYLFANGIASYRYDKRTYSNPETFNEQSTAEQETVNDAVNAALYFKSNKDYQGYQIILLGHSQGAYMMPKIAARAQASKYIFMAGNARPLQDLLVEQFEYIHRIDPTKVSAEAVQDIKKQVAFLNSSQFNLNSQASDLPMGQSAAYWKYLKEYHQLDEVKKIKAPMFFAQGGKDYQVTEKDFNLWKNELKNDKNAVFRFYPDLSHLFIPVSGTPSPKDYEIKGKVDEQFLKDLVQFIVK, from the coding sequence ATGAAAAAACTAGTAACCTTCTTTTTAATTGTATCATCATTATTCTCATTCTCCCAGGATAGAAAGGAGATTGGAAAAACTTTTATCAATACTTTATTTGTTGACAAAAATGCTGAGAAAGCACATTCGTTTTTTGATTCTTCGGTTGCCAATGAAATTCCGGTGGATCAGCTTAAATCTCTTACAGAACAACTTCAGACTCAGCTAGGAAGCCTGAAGAAAATTCTCGAAGTCAACAATGAAGGAAATCTTTATTATTACTATTCTGAATTTGAAAAATCTAAACTGGATGTTCAACTGACTTTTGGAGATGATCATAAACTGATTGGATTCTTTTTAGTTCCCCATAGAACATTTGAAAAAAGAGACGAAAAAACCACTCTTAGAATAAAAAGTGATGATATCGAGTTGAATGGAACAGTGCTGATCCCTCCTTCCGATAATAAAAAGAAGCTGGTGATTTTTGTTCATGGATCCGGAGCTTCTGACAGGGATGAAACTGTTGGAGAAAACAAACCCTTTAAAGATATTGCAGAATACCTCTTTGCGAATGGAATTGCCTCTTACAGATATGATAAAAGAACGTATTCCAATCCGGAGACTTTTAATGAACAGTCTACAGCAGAGCAGGAGACAGTAAATGACGCCGTAAATGCTGCTCTTTATTTCAAAAGTAACAAGGATTACCAGGGATATCAGATTATCCTGCTGGGGCATAGTCAGGGAGCTTATATGATGCCAAAGATTGCAGCGCGTGCACAAGCTTCAAAATATATTTTCATGGCGGGAAATGCAAGACCTTTACAGGACTTATTGGTTGAACAGTTTGAGTACATCCACCGCATTGATCCCACTAAAGTTTCCGCCGAAGCTGTTCAGGATATAAAAAAGCAGGTTGCCTTTTTAAATTCGTCACAATTCAACTTAAATTCACAGGCTTCAGATCTTCCGATGGGGCAATCTGCCGCATACTGGAAATATTTAAAAGAATATCATCAATTGGATGAAGTTAAGAAAATAAAAGCCCCGATGTTTTTTGCACAAGGAGGTAAAGATTACCAGGTAACAGAAAAGGACTTTAACCTTTGGAAAAACGAGTTGAAAAATGATAAAAATGCCGTATTCAGATTTTACCCTGATTTGAGTCACTTGTTTATTCCGGTTTCCGGAACACCTTCCCCAAAGGATTATGAAATCAAAGGTAAGGTGGATGAGCAGTTTTTAAAAGATCTGGTTCAGTTCATTGTAAAGTAG
- a CDS encoding phytoene desaturase family protein — translation MKKEYDILVIGSGLGGLVSALVLAKEGLKVCVLEKNNQYGGNLQTFSRDKLIFDTGVHYLGGLSKGQNLNRFFSYLEIMDELELQKMDEDGYDRISFGEEDFEYPHAQGYQNFVEQLSRYFPEERENLENYCEEIQYVCSQFPRYHVVGRESYNEEILHLNTKRFIESVTPNRKLQAVLLGSNFLYAGDSENIPFYVHALTVNSYIQSAYKCVKGGSQISKLLIRKLRQYGAEIHKHAEVSEFIFNENNVLASVKTRDGKVYNARQFISNIEIRSTIKLIGEERLKKSFLNRVLSWEPVSSCFSVYLVLKPHSIPNFNYNIYHYSSEDLVWNAFHYQKDAWPETYMLSSTPSKTHAEFAESLTAISYMDFDEVKEWSHTFNTVADEHERGEAYEKFKLDRTEKMLNALEKKIPGLRHSIKKIYTSSPLSYRDYIGSFEGNMYGYMKSSDNPLKTMVSPRTKIDNLFLTGQSVNMHGILGVTIGAFNTCSEILGKDKIDKRLRQMT, via the coding sequence TTGAAGAAAGAATATGACATACTTGTAATCGGAAGCGGATTGGGAGGCCTTGTTTCGGCTCTTGTTTTGGCGAAAGAAGGTCTAAAGGTTTGTGTTTTGGAGAAAAATAATCAATATGGAGGAAATTTGCAGACTTTTTCAAGGGATAAACTGATTTTTGATACCGGTGTGCATTATTTAGGTGGGCTTTCAAAAGGACAGAATCTGAACAGGTTCTTTTCCTATCTGGAAATCATGGATGAACTGGAGCTTCAGAAGATGGATGAAGACGGATATGACAGAATTTCTTTTGGAGAAGAGGACTTTGAATATCCACATGCACAAGGCTATCAGAATTTTGTAGAGCAATTATCCAGATATTTTCCTGAAGAAAGAGAAAACCTTGAAAATTATTGTGAAGAAATCCAATATGTCTGCAGCCAGTTTCCAAGATATCATGTTGTAGGAAGAGAAAGCTATAATGAGGAAATTCTGCACCTGAATACCAAAAGGTTCATTGAATCGGTTACCCCCAATAGAAAACTTCAGGCTGTATTACTGGGATCTAACTTTTTATATGCCGGTGATTCTGAGAATATTCCTTTTTACGTACATGCCCTTACTGTGAATTCTTATATCCAGAGTGCTTACAAATGTGTAAAAGGAGGAAGCCAGATTTCAAAACTGCTGATCAGAAAGCTCCGGCAATATGGTGCGGAAATCCACAAACATGCTGAAGTTTCAGAATTTATATTCAATGAAAATAATGTGCTTGCTTCGGTAAAAACACGGGACGGAAAGGTATACAATGCCCGGCAGTTTATTTCTAATATTGAAATTCGTTCTACCATAAAACTCATTGGAGAAGAAAGATTAAAGAAGTCTTTTTTAAACAGGGTTTTGAGCTGGGAGCCGGTTTCTTCGTGCTTTAGTGTTTATCTGGTATTAAAACCTCATTCTATTCCGAATTTTAATTACAACATCTATCATTATTCATCAGAAGACCTGGTTTGGAATGCCTTTCATTATCAAAAGGACGCATGGCCGGAAACGTATATGCTTTCATCTACACCCTCGAAGACCCATGCTGAATTTGCTGAAAGCCTGACAGCCATTTCATATATGGATTTTGATGAGGTGAAAGAATGGAGCCATACTTTCAATACTGTAGCAGACGAGCATGAAAGAGGAGAAGCGTATGAGAAGTTTAAGCTGGACAGAACTGAAAAAATGCTTAATGCACTGGAAAAAAAGATTCCCGGCCTCAGGCATTCCATCAAAAAAATATATACTTCCTCACCATTGTCTTATCGCGATTACATCGGCAGTTTTGAAGGAAACATGTACGGATACATGAAAAGCTCAGATAATCCCCTGAAAACAATGGTTTCCCCCCGCACTAAAATTGATAATCTTTTTTTGACGGGCCAGTCTGTAAATATGCACGGGATTCTGGGAGTAACGATCGGAGCTTTTAACACGTGCTCTGAAATTTTGGGAAAAGATAAGATTGATAAGCGCCTCAGGCAAATGACCTAA
- a CDS encoding beta-ketoacyl-[acyl-carrier-protein] synthase family protein, which translates to MENRVVITGMGIYSCIGTSLEEVRESLYQGKSGIVLDKERKEFGFRSGLTGVVPKPDLKNLLNRRQRVSMGEESEYAYLATMDALKQANLDETFLDTHEVGILYGNDSVSQAVVESIDIAREKKDTTLMGSGAIFKSMNSTVTMNLSTIFKLKGINLTISAACASGSHSLGLAYMMIKNGFQDMIICGGAQETNKYSMASFDGLGVFSVREDEPAKASRPFDAGRDGLIPSGGAATLIVESLESAQRRGVPIIAEIIGYGFSSNGGHISTPNVDGPALAMDRALKQSGLQASDIDYINAHATSTPIGDANEAKAIYEIFGSEVPVSSTKSMTGHECWMAGASEVIYSILMMQNDFIAPNINLENPDNEAQKINLVSKTKNQKIDVFLSNSFGFGGTNSALIVKKFD; encoded by the coding sequence ATGGAAAATAGGGTTGTAATTACCGGAATGGGAATTTATTCCTGCATCGGGACGTCTTTAGAAGAGGTCAGGGAATCCCTATATCAAGGAAAATCAGGAATTGTTTTAGACAAAGAAAGAAAAGAATTCGGATTCAGATCGGGACTTACCGGAGTAGTTCCCAAACCGGACCTGAAAAACCTTCTTAACAGGCGTCAGCGTGTCAGTATGGGAGAGGAGAGTGAGTATGCTTATCTTGCAACAATGGATGCCCTGAAACAGGCCAATCTTGATGAAACTTTTCTGGACACCCATGAAGTGGGAATTTTATACGGAAATGACAGTGTTTCCCAGGCGGTAGTAGAATCTATCGATATTGCAAGGGAAAAGAAAGATACTACATTGATGGGGTCGGGCGCGATCTTTAAATCAATGAACTCAACGGTGACGATGAACCTTTCCACTATTTTTAAGCTGAAAGGGATCAATCTTACCATCAGTGCGGCATGTGCCAGCGGATCACATTCTTTGGGCCTTGCCTATATGATGATAAAAAATGGTTTCCAGGATATGATTATCTGCGGAGGCGCCCAGGAAACCAACAAATATTCTATGGCAAGTTTTGATGGCTTAGGAGTTTTCTCCGTGCGAGAAGATGAGCCGGCAAAAGCCTCAAGACCTTTCGATGCCGGAAGAGACGGCTTAATCCCAAGTGGAGGAGCTGCCACTTTGATCGTGGAAAGCCTGGAATCTGCTCAAAGGAGAGGTGTTCCCATCATTGCTGAAATTATAGGCTATGGTTTCTCTTCGAACGGTGGTCATATTTCAACTCCGAACGTGGACGGACCTGCTTTGGCAATGGACAGGGCCCTGAAACAATCCGGGTTACAGGCTTCTGATATTGATTATATTAATGCTCACGCTACTTCTACCCCGATTGGAGATGCCAATGAAGCGAAGGCTATTTATGAGATCTTCGGAAGCGAAGTTCCGGTAAGTTCCACCAAATCGATGACGGGACATGAGTGCTGGATGGCGGGGGCAAGTGAAGTTATTTACTCTATCCTGATGATGCAGAATGATTTTATTGCTCCTAATATCAATCTGGAAAACCCTGATAATGAGGCGCAAAAGATAAATTTAGTCTCCAAAACAAAAAATCAAAAAATTGACGTATTTTTGTCGAATTCTTTCGGGTTTGGGGGAACCAATTCTGCACTAATAGTTAAAAAATTTGATTAA
- a CDS encoding LpxL/LpxP family acyltransferase codes for MNKWKGKSKGTVLGYQIFVWCIRNIGIRSSYFVLYFVAAYYFIFQKKSNLHILYYFRKRLNYGYWKSRFSIFKSYFTFGKVLIDKTAISAGLREKYTYEFDGIENLRNLLAAKKGGVLISAHIGNFEVAEHFFADIDFDCRINLVTTDQEVTVIKEYLESVAVKKSNIKFIYVKEDMSHIFEINQALSNNELICFTGDRYFEGSKYLEAELLGKSAKFPAGPFLIASRLAVPVVYVYVMKEENLHYHLYARVAQNIKNRDSQGLLNSYVQNLETMVKKYPLQWFNYFDFWDDVD; via the coding sequence ATGAACAAGTGGAAAGGTAAATCTAAAGGGACGGTTTTGGGGTACCAAATATTTGTCTGGTGTATTAGAAATATCGGGATCAGAAGTTCATATTTCGTGCTTTATTTTGTTGCGGCCTACTATTTTATATTTCAGAAAAAAAGCAACCTGCATATTCTTTATTATTTCCGGAAGAGGCTCAATTACGGATATTGGAAGTCCAGATTTTCCATATTTAAAAGCTATTTTACCTTTGGGAAGGTATTGATTGACAAGACTGCGATTTCTGCAGGACTGAGAGAGAAGTATACGTATGAATTTGATGGAATTGAGAACCTCAGAAATCTGCTGGCAGCAAAAAAAGGAGGCGTACTGATCAGTGCCCACATCGGAAATTTTGAAGTAGCGGAGCATTTTTTTGCCGATATTGATTTTGATTGCCGGATCAATCTGGTGACTACAGATCAGGAGGTTACAGTGATCAAAGAATACCTTGAAAGTGTTGCCGTAAAAAAGAGCAATATCAAATTTATCTATGTCAAGGAAGATATGTCTCATATTTTTGAAATTAATCAGGCTTTATCCAATAATGAGCTGATTTGCTTCACAGGAGACCGCTATTTTGAAGGATCAAAATACCTGGAAGCCGAGCTTTTGGGGAAAAGTGCAAAATTTCCGGCCGGACCTTTTCTCATTGCATCCCGGTTGGCAGTTCCTGTAGTGTATGTGTATGTGATGAAAGAAGAAAACCTTCATTATCATCTGTATGCCAGAGTCGCTCAGAATATTAAAAACCGCGATTCCCAGGGACTTTTGAATTCTTATGTTCAAAATCTTGAAACGATGGTAAAAAAATATCCTTTACAATGGTTTAATTATTTCGATTTTTGGGATGATGTTGATTAA
- a CDS encoding acyl carrier protein produces the protein MEREKIVAIVNDFLVNEFEVDGDEISNDANLKNTLGLDSLDYIDMVVVIESNFGVKLGEADFKKMVTFDDFYTTIETKIAEKNA, from the coding sequence ATGGAAAGGGAGAAAATTGTTGCCATCGTTAATGATTTTTTGGTAAATGAATTCGAGGTAGACGGGGACGAAATCAGTAACGATGCCAATCTTAAAAATACACTGGGCTTAGACAGCCTGGATTATATTGATATGGTCGTTGTGATAGAATCTAATTTCGGGGTGAAATTAGGAGAAGCCGATTTTAAAAAAATGGTGACATTTGATGATTTCTATACGACGATTGAGACAAAGATTGCGGAAAAGAACGCTTAA
- a CDS encoding NAD(P)/FAD-dependent oxidoreductase, with protein MSKEFVDVLVIGAGPSGCVSSSYLKKNNVNVKVVEKAKFPRLVVGESLIPRVMDHFDEAGLFPALDKMGFEKKLGARFLRGDEVCIFDFSNKFGEGWDWTWQVPRADFDNTLAQEVINKGIDLEFETEVIDIRFDGTDSVTTVKNKNGETKEIHAKFVIDSSGYGRVLPRLLDLEKPSKLSPHSAIFSHVKDINREEGEEGTLISFDIIETEVWLWVIPFSNGNTSLGIVGPTDYIDKLSTNGDTAEALRKAISLSDYYVKRFGDVEFLFEPRHLKDYSCSVKKLFGDGFALTGNASEFLDPVFSSGMAFATESGMLAAKLALRQLNGEKINWQTEYTDYILYGVDVFTTYVKEWYTGNLQELFFHQPENPDVKKKICAVLAGYVWNKDNPFVKKHDTVIKNLANLIKSEKQEQQSQQ; from the coding sequence ATGAGCAAAGAATTTGTTGACGTTCTCGTAATCGGAGCCGGGCCTTCGGGATGCGTATCTTCTTCATATCTAAAGAAGAATAATGTCAACGTAAAAGTTGTCGAAAAGGCAAAATTCCCCAGACTTGTTGTTGGGGAAAGCTTAATTCCAAGAGTAATGGACCACTTTGATGAAGCAGGACTTTTTCCGGCATTGGACAAGATGGGCTTTGAAAAAAAACTAGGAGCACGTTTTCTCCGCGGCGATGAAGTCTGCATTTTTGATTTCAGTAATAAGTTCGGCGAAGGATGGGATTGGACCTGGCAGGTTCCCAGGGCTGATTTTGACAATACACTGGCACAGGAAGTCATTAATAAAGGAATCGATCTTGAATTTGAGACAGAAGTTATTGATATCAGGTTTGACGGAACAGATTCTGTGACCACCGTTAAAAATAAAAATGGGGAAACCAAAGAAATCCATGCCAAATTTGTAATTGACTCAAGTGGCTATGGAAGAGTTCTTCCCAGACTGCTAGACCTGGAAAAACCTTCAAAACTCTCTCCACATTCCGCTATCTTTTCTCATGTAAAAGACATCAACAGAGAAGAAGGAGAAGAGGGAACTTTAATTTCTTTTGATATCATTGAAACGGAAGTATGGCTTTGGGTTATTCCTTTTTCCAATGGGAATACCAGCCTGGGAATTGTAGGCCCTACTGATTATATTGATAAGCTGTCCACCAATGGTGATACTGCTGAAGCCTTAAGAAAAGCCATTTCCCTTTCAGATTATTATGTAAAACGCTTTGGTGATGTAGAATTTTTGTTTGAGCCAAGACACCTGAAAGATTATTCATGTTCTGTAAAAAAATTATTTGGGGACGGATTTGCCCTAACCGGGAATGCTTCTGAATTCCTTGACCCTGTTTTCTCATCGGGAATGGCTTTCGCTACGGAATCAGGGATGCTTGCTGCAAAACTGGCTTTAAGACAATTAAATGGTGAGAAAATTAACTGGCAAACGGAATATACCGATTATATTCTATATGGCGTGGATGTTTTCACTACCTATGTAAAGGAGTGGTACACCGGAAATCTTCAGGAATTATTCTTCCACCAGCCGGAAAATCCGGATGTAAAGAAAAAAATATGTGCTGTATTGGCAGGCTATGTCTGGAATAAAGATAATCCTTTTGTAAAAAAGCATGATACAGTGATTAAAAATCTTGCTAACCTGATCAAATCAGAAAAACAGGAGCAGCAAAGTCAACAATAA
- a CDS encoding DUF1648 domain-containing protein yields MIPRYIKLLFCIPIAVLLCYTIYLCTVYGSVPETIPIHSYGNNPDNYGHKIFLFLPVLLNIVVLILVWRIISRPDKIKFTFEISANDRTKVYHTTQLALVIIAIFVTIMMGPLSFSDVVYK; encoded by the coding sequence ATGATCCCGAGATATATAAAATTATTGTTCTGTATTCCTATTGCAGTGCTTCTGTGTTATACCATTTACTTATGCACCGTATATGGCTCGGTTCCGGAAACCATACCGATTCACAGCTATGGAAATAATCCCGATAACTATGGTCATAAAATATTTCTCTTTTTACCGGTACTGCTGAATATTGTGGTTCTTATACTGGTCTGGAGAATTATCAGCAGGCCGGATAAAATTAAATTTACCTTTGAAATAAGTGCAAACGATAGAACGAAAGTATATCATACAACCCAATTGGCCCTGGTAATTATTGCTATATTCGTGACCATTATGATGGGCCCTTTGTCATTTTCTGATGTTGTTTATAAATAA
- a CDS encoding C45 family autoproteolytic acyltransferase/hydolase, whose protein sequence is MKKTITIYLSSKRLLLYFILAFIPVSCGISKSIHHLPDVSGYSLEIPKVTQINDTTFSYNQNFLTKNKQQLWELYIKGNPLQLGYNNGALTQKLMQEQEEIFFSKIEAFVPSRFKQKLLNGFLKWYGRKMYLNVREDYQTELYGLSQYSSDRYDFIAPRYLRNLYLHGAHDIGHALQDLAMVGCTSLAVWNENTEDGDLLIGRNFDFYVGDDFAKNKLVEFVQPEDGIPYMSVSWPGMIGVVSGMNKKGITVTINAGKSKIPLTAKTPISLVTREILQYAQNIDEAIAIARKRKVFVSESILVGSAEDKNAVIIEVSPKKTGVYKVRNTNKVLCTNHFQSDVYKDDPRNRKQIEESHSVYRYEKLQEHLEKDEKLTPEKMAAILRDRSGLKDKKIGYGNEKALNQLLAHHAVIFSPQKRLAWVSSNPYQLGEFVCYDLNEIFSDNGLLRHNLSKSTLNIARDPFADSGEFKNYEEYRTLTVQLNDALHKKEILTDSFINYYQSLNPDFWKVYYLAGKYYFYRKEYSKAKSELEKAMNKEITTVPDQREVEKYLKKAVKKLK, encoded by the coding sequence GTGAAAAAAACTATTACCATTTACCTTTCTTCCAAGAGGCTGCTTCTTTACTTTATTTTAGCTTTTATTCCTGTTTCATGCGGGATATCAAAGTCTATTCATCATCTTCCCGATGTAAGCGGATATTCACTGGAGATCCCAAAAGTTACTCAAATCAATGACACGACTTTTAGTTACAATCAAAATTTTCTGACTAAAAATAAACAGCAGCTGTGGGAGCTTTATATCAAAGGAAATCCTTTGCAACTAGGGTATAACAATGGTGCATTAACACAAAAATTAATGCAGGAACAGGAAGAAATTTTCTTTTCAAAAATAGAAGCATTTGTTCCGTCCAGATTCAAACAGAAATTATTGAACGGCTTTTTAAAATGGTACGGAAGGAAAATGTATCTGAATGTCCGGGAAGATTACCAGACTGAGCTATACGGATTATCGCAATATTCTTCTGACCGGTATGATTTTATAGCTCCGAGGTATTTAAGAAATCTTTACCTGCACGGAGCCCATGATATCGGGCACGCTTTACAGGACTTGGCTATGGTAGGCTGTACTTCTCTGGCTGTATGGAACGAAAATACGGAAGACGGTGACTTGCTGATCGGGAGAAATTTTGACTTCTATGTAGGCGATGACTTTGCTAAAAATAAACTGGTAGAGTTTGTACAACCGGAAGACGGAATTCCTTATATGTCTGTAAGCTGGCCGGGAATGATCGGCGTGGTTTCCGGTATGAATAAAAAAGGAATAACGGTTACCATCAATGCCGGAAAATCAAAAATCCCGTTGACGGCCAAAACGCCGATTTCTTTGGTGACCAGGGAGATTTTACAATATGCCCAAAATATTGATGAAGCAATTGCCATTGCCCGCAAGAGAAAAGTTTTTGTTTCAGAATCCATTCTGGTAGGAAGTGCAGAAGATAAAAATGCTGTAATCATTGAAGTCTCACCGAAAAAAACAGGGGTTTATAAAGTCCGGAATACAAACAAAGTTCTTTGCACCAATCACTTTCAGTCAGATGTTTATAAAGATGATCCAAGAAACCGGAAGCAGATTGAAGAAAGCCACTCGGTATACCGTTATGAAAAGCTTCAGGAGCATTTAGAAAAAGATGAGAAGCTCACTCCTGAAAAAATGGCGGCTATTTTAAGAGACAGATCAGGATTGAAGGATAAAAAAATAGGGTATGGCAACGAAAAAGCGCTGAACCAGCTTTTAGCCCATCATGCCGTTATATTTTCTCCCCAGAAAAGATTAGCCTGGGTATCATCAAACCCTTACCAACTGGGAGAATTTGTATGTTATGACCTCAATGAAATATTTTCTGACAATGGTCTCCTGAGACACAATCTTTCAAAATCAACATTGAATATTGCCCGCGATCCGTTTGCTGATTCCGGGGAATTTAAAAATTACGAAGAGTACAGAACTTTAACGGTACAGCTCAATGATGCACTTCACAAAAAAGAAATTCTCACTGATTCTTTTATCAACTACTATCAATCCTTAAATCCTGACTTCTGGAAAGTCTATTATCTGGCAGGGAAATACTATTTTTACCGGAAAGAATATTCAAAAGCAAAGAGTGAGCTTGAAAAAGCAATGAATAAGGAAATTACAACGGTTCCTGATCAGAGAGAAGTTGAGAAATATTTGAAAAAAGCCGTAAAGAAGTTGAAATGA